From Rhodamnia argentea isolate NSW1041297 chromosome 10, ASM2092103v1, whole genome shotgun sequence, a single genomic window includes:
- the LOC115731727 gene encoding ras-related protein RABA4d: MSNLYGDYNQKIDYVFKIVLIGDSAVGKSQLLARFARNEFSVESKATIGVEFQTKTLVIDHKTVKAQIWDTAGQERYRAVTSAYYRGAVGAMLVYDMTKRQSFDHMTRWLEELRGHADKNIVIMLVGNKSDLGSLRAVPTEDAQEFAQRESLFFMETSALEATNVETAFLTVLTEIYRIISKKTLNASDESDPGLLKGTRIIVPGQDGDAGRGKGGCCMSS, encoded by the exons ATGTCTAATCTGTATGGAGATTACAACCAGAAGATCGATTACGTGTTTAAGATCGTGCTGATTGGGGATTCAGCGGTGGGGAAATCCCAGCTCCTGGCTCGGTTCGCGAGGAACGAGTTCAGTGTCGAGTCGAAGGCCACCATTGGCGTCGAGTTCCAGACGAAGACGCTCGTGATCGATCACAAGACGGTGAAGGCACAGATATGGGACACTGCGGGTCAAGAGCG GTACCGAGCAGTGACGAGTGCATACTACAGAGGTGCTGTTGGGGCGATGTTGGTATATGACATGACCAAGCGCCAATCTTTCGACCACATGACTAGGTGGCTGGAGGAACTGAGAGGTCATGCTGACAAGAATATCGTCATCATGCTCGTTGGCAACAAGTCCGACTTGGGCAGCCTACGGGCTGTCCCAACGGAAGACGCCCAGGAGTTTGCCCAAAGAGAGAGCCTATTCTTTATGGAGACATCGGCTCTCGAGGCAACCAATGTTGAAACTGCATTCCTGACAGTTTTGACAGAGATATATCGGATCATTTCCAAGAAGACCCTTAATGCAAGCGATGAATCGGATCCTGGTCTTCTTAAAGGGACGAGGATTATAGTCCCTGGACAGGATGGGGATGCCGGCAGAGGAAAGGGCGGGTGCTGCATGTCGTCCTAA
- the LOC115732724 gene encoding LOW QUALITY PROTEIN: receptor protein kinase-like protein ZAR1 (The sequence of the model RefSeq protein was modified relative to this genomic sequence to represent the inferred CDS: deleted 2 bases in 2 codons), protein MRFSTLPTSPLLFLLLLLLCFLSPPSSSALTPDGLSLLALKAAVASDPTRSLSSWSETDVSPCRWAGVACSRGRVASLFLAGRNLSGYIPSELGLLGSLKRLNLAGNNFSKPIPSRLFNATSLVSLDLSRNSLFGPIPTQIKDLRNLTHLDLSSNSLNGSLPEELAELRSLSGTLNLSYNGFSGDVPASYGQFPVMVSLDLGHNNLTGKIPQVGSLLNQGPTAFAGNPGLCGFPLSAPCPEAQDPRASSGTEEPREPENEPLSRLARNDGMHQKRSNSLVIPVLSGLSVIAGVVFASLWFVRRKRRRFGRDQTGKEKATVIVEEVAELEGQKGKFVVVDEGFDLELEDLLRASAYVVGKSRSGIVYKVVVGQGSGGGGSTGEAVAVRRLSEGDAGWRFKEFESEVEAISRVNHPNVVRLRAYYYASDEKLLVSDFIRNGCLYSALHGGPSKSSPPLSWASRLKIAQGTARGLTYIHEHSPRKYVHGNLKSTKILLDDEFQPYLSGFGLHRLISGTPGFAASSSKKHGSNNQTVLSSAMELKMPAPSVTYLAPEARVSGTKVTQKCDVYSFGIVLMEILTGRKPDVGTENDGKGLESLVRKVFREERPLSEIIDPDLLHEVHVKKQVVAAFHVALNCTELDPELRPRMRMVSESLDRIKVW, encoded by the exons ATGCGCTTCTCAACACTGCCCACATCGccgctcctcttcctcctcctcctcctcctctgcttcCTCTCCCCGCCATCTTCCTCTGCTCTCACCCCCGATGGCCTCTCCCTCCTCGCCCTCAAGGCCGCCGTCGCCTCCGACCCTACCCGCTCCCTCTCCTCCTGGTCCGAGACCGACGTTAGCCCCTGCCGCTGGGCCGGCGTCGCCTGCTCCCGTGGCCGGGTCGCCTCCCTCTTCCTCGCTGGCAGGAACCTCTCCGGCTACATCCCCTCCGAGCTCGGCCTCCTCGGCTCTCTCAAGCGGCTCAACCTCGCCGGCAACAACTTCTCCAAGCCCATCCCCTCCCGCCTCTTCAATGCCACCTCCCTCGTCTCCCTCGACCTCTCCCGAAACTCGCTCTTCGGTCCGATCCCGACCCAGATCAAGGACCTCCGCAACCTCACCCACTTGGACCTGTCCTCCAACTCGCTCAACGGGTCGCTCCCCGAAGAGCTCGCCGAGCTCAGGAGCCTCTCCGGGACGCTGAACCTCTCTTACAACGGGTTCTCCGGCGATGTCCCGGCGTCGTACGGCCAGTTCCCGGTGATGGTGAGCTTGGACCTCGGGCACAACAACCTCACAGGCAAGATACCCCAGGTGGGCTCGCTGCTGAACCAGGGCCCCACGGCGTTCGCCGGGAACCCGGGGCTCTGTGGGTTCCCGCTCTCGGCGCCGTGCCCGGAGGCGCAGGATCCGAGGGCGTCTTCGGGGACGGAGGAACCCCGAGAGCCCGAAAACGAACCGCTTTCACGGCTCGCCAGG AATGATGGGATGCATCAGAAGAGGAGCAATTCGTTAGTGATACCGGTTCTTTCCGGACTCTCAGTGATCGCAGGGGTGGTTTTCGCGTCATTGTGGTTCGTCCGGAGGAAACGGCGGAGGTTCGGGAGAGACCAAACGGGGAAGGAGAAGGCGACGGTGATTGTGGAGGAAGTGGCAGAGCTGGAAGGGCAAAAGGGCAAGTTCGTGGTGGTGGACGAGGGTTTCGATTTGGAATTGGAGGACTTGCTGAGAGCGTCGGCTTACGTGGTGGGGAAGAGCCGGAGTGGGATCGTGTACAAGGTGGTGGTCGGGCAAGGCAGCGGTGGCGGAGGGTCCACGGGGGAGGCAGTGGCCGTGAGGAGGCTGAGCGAGGGCGACGCAGGTTGGCGGTTCAAGGAATTCGAGTCCGAGGTGGAGGCGATCAGTCGGGTCAACCACCCCAACGTCGTCCGGCTGAGAGCTTATTACTACGCCAGCGACGAGAAGTTGCTGGTCTCC GATTTCATCCGCAACGGCTGCTTGTACTCCGCATTACATG GGGGACCATCTAAGAGCTCACCGCCGTTATCGTGGGCGTCGAGACTGAAGATCGCTCAAGGAACTGCGAGGGGCTTAACGTACATACATGAGCACAGTCCTCGGAAGTATGTCCACGGGAACCTGAAATCCACGAAAATCCTCCTTGACGATGAATTCCAGCCTTACTTATCCGGATTCGGTCTCCATCGTCTTATCTCGGGGACTCCAGGATTCGCTGCCTCATCGTCCAAGAAGCATGGCTCTAATAACCAAACCGTTTTAAGCTCCGCAATGGAGCTGAAGATGCCAGCTCCCTCGGTCACTTACTTGGCGCCCGAGGCCCGGGTATCTGGCACCAAGGTCACCCAGAAGTGCGACGTGTACTCGTTCGGCATTGTCCTGATGGAGATCCTGACAGGGCGGAAGCCGGACGTGGGGACGGAGAACGACGGGAAGGGCCTGGAGAGCCTCGTGAGGAAAGTGTTCCGGGAGGAGCGACCCTTGTCTGAGATAATAGACCCGGACCTCCTGCACGAGGTCCATGTGAAGAAACAAGTCGTCGCTGCATTTCACGTCGCGCTGAATTGCACGGAGCTTGACCCGGAGCTGCGTCCTCGGATGAGGATGGTCTCCGAGAGCCTGGACCGCATAAAGGTCTGGTGA
- the LOC115734120 gene encoding protein POLYCHOME: MPPESRDRLVRVVDVAAVYARRRAGILGALENEPELGSNLFEPMVARRTAGVVGARAPVGLGRGGAVGRAVLGTPRNVIGRGRNLFASPLVGRESTPLPGSTRRGRGRQDSVLPPWYPRTPLRDVTSVVRAYERRRARLLETEGRQADSPATTELSIGESSVPRVRAPLEHDISLHTPGPAVAEKPRPLSVGKVPKILLDITNQTRAADSEFLTPQKKLLNEIDTVEKVVMDELRRLKRTPAAKKAERQKRVRTLMSMR, from the exons ATGCCGCCGGAATCGAGGGACAGGCTCGTGAGGGTGGTAGATGTGGCCGCGGTGTACGCTCGAAGGCGAGCGGGTATACTTGGAGCGCTTGAAAACGAGCCGGAGTTGGGTTCGAATCTCTTCGAACCCATGGTGGCGCGGCGAACGGCTGGAGTCGTGGGAGCACGGGCGCCGGTGGGATTGGGCCGCGGTGGTGCGGTTGGCCGGGCCGTTTTGGGGACTCCAAGAAATGTGATCGGGCGTGGCAGGAATCTGTTTGCGAGTCCGTTGGTGGGAAGGGAGAGTACGCCCTTGCCCGGTAGCACAAGGAGAGGCCGGGGGCGTCAGGACAGTGTTTTGCCTCCTTGGTACCCGAGGACACCACTGCGCGATGTGACATCTGTTGTGAGG GCGTATGAAAGGAGAAGGGCTCGGCTTTTAGAGACTGAAGGGCGTCAAGCAGATAGTCCTGCAACCACTGAACTGAGCATCGGTGAATCTTCTGTACCACGCGTGCGTGCTCCCCTCGAGCACGACATTTCTCTGCACACCCCTGGTCCAGCAGTTGCAGAAAAGCCTCGCCCGCTTTCTGTAGGCAAAGTGCCGAAGATACTGCTCGACATTACCAACCAGACTCGTGCTGCCGACTCAGAGTTCCTCACACCCCAGAAGAAGCTTCTGAATGAAATCGACACAGTCGAAAAAGTGGTAATGGATGAACTAAGGAGGCTCAAAAGGACACCGGCAGCTAAAAAAGCAGAGCGCCAAAAGCGAGTTCGTACACTGATGTCGATGCGATGA
- the LOC115728974 gene encoding transcription factor bHLH130, translating to MDSSNHQSYNQSQPSSYGLLRFRTTPSSLLEDFAEGGAIKVGLSEGYEADKFSSRFLGYGGNCRGSGSPSLQVFDEKSPPSTAAEAAVGSFANSPRGGYALPPQYPRQSSGMSSSAMDSSYGVLSSMATDRHTQVKPGDSSIARQGSSPSGLFSDLSAQNGFPAMRGTTNYRVGNGVNGEASPSRSKLNGQMSVSSGLSCSLGVLSQISELGSESFGAQSPDAAKIGIGSGTSRFHGSGYLFNSWSDSSNFSQNFMGLKRDEENGLKKFSGDQNGNPGNQVHLLSHHLSLPKTSSEMAAVEKFLQFQDSVPCKIRAKRGCATHPRSIAERVRRTRISERMRKLQELVPNMDKQTNTADMLDLAVDYIKDLQKQFKILSDNRANCKCLSMQKPSNQII from the exons ATGGATTCGAGTAACCATCAAAGCTACAACCAGAGTCAACCCTCGAGTTACGGGTTGCTTCGTTTCCGCACGACTCCGAGCTCGCTCCTCGAGGATTTCGCTGAGGGTGGAGCGATTAAGGTCGGTTTGTCTGAAGGGTATGAGGCTGACAAGTTCAGCTCCAGGTTCTTGGGTTACGGCGGCAACTGCCGCGGGTCGGGTTCGCCATCTCTCCAAGTTTTCGACGAAAAGTCTCCGCCTTCcacggcggcggaggcggcggtcGGGAGCTTTGCAAACTCGCCCCGCGGTGGGTATGCTCTGCCGCCTCAATATCCGAGGCAGAGCTCCGGTATGAGCTCTTCCGCCATGGATAGCTCGTATGGCGTGCTGAGCTCAATGGCGACGGATCGCCACACCCAGGTGAAGCCTGGCGATTCAAGTATCGCGAGGCAGGGTAGCTCTCCTTCTGGACTCTTCTCTGATCTCTCTGCTCAAAATG GCTTTCCTGCGATGAGAGGTACTACAAACTATAGAGTGGGGAATGGAGTCAACGGAGAAGCAAGTCCTTCGAGAAGCAAGTTGAATGGTCAGATGAGCGTCTCATCTGGGTTATCTTGTTCCTTGGGGGTTTTGTCACAGATTTCAGAACTTGGAAGTGAAAGCTTTGGAGCACAGAGTCCTGATGCTGCAAAAATAGGGATTGGCAGTGGCACTAGCCGGTTTCACGGCTCTGGATATCTATTCAATTCTTGGAGTGATTCCTCAAATTTCTCACAGAATTTTATGGGCCTGAAGAGAGATGAAGAAAATGGTCTGAAAAAATTTTCTGGTGATCAG AATGGGAATCCAGGTAATCAGGTTCACCTGCTGTCCCATCATCTAAGCTTGCCGAAGACTTCATCAGAGATGGCTGCTGTAGAGAAGTTCCTGCAATTCCAAGATTCTGTCCCATGTAAAATCAGAGCGAAGCGGGGTTGTGCCACTCATCCTCGAAGTATTGCTGAAAGG GTGCGAAGGACAAGGATAAGCGAAAGAATGAGAAAATTGCAAGAGCTGGTGCCGAATATGGACAAG CAAACGAACACGGCCGACATGCTAGATCTGGCTGTTGATTACATTAAGGACCTGCAGAAACAGTTCAAG ATACTCAGCGACAACCGAGCAAATTGCAAATGCCTAAGTATGCAGAAGCCATCCAACCAAATTATCTGA